One Microcebus murinus isolate Inina chromosome 10, M.murinus_Inina_mat1.0, whole genome shotgun sequence DNA segment encodes these proteins:
- the ELFN2 gene encoding protein phosphatase 1 regulatory subunit 29: protein MLRLGLCAAALLCVCRPGTVRADCWLIEGDKGYVWLAICSQNQPPYETIPQHINSTVHDLRLNENKLKAVLYSSLNRFGNLTDLNLTKNEISYIEDGAFLGQSSLQVLQLGYNKLSNLTEGMLRGMSRLQFLFVQHNLIEVVTPTAFSECPSLISIDLSSNRLSRLDGATFASLASLMVCELAGNPFNCECDLFGFLAWLVVFNNVTKNYDRLQCESPREFAGYPLLVPRPYHSLNAITVLQAKCRNGSLPARAVSHPTPYSTDTQREPDENSGFSPDDILSVEPPASSTTDASTGPAIKLHHVTFTSATLVVIIPHPYSKMYVLVQYNNSYFSDVMTLKNKKEIVTLDKLRAHTEYTFCVTSLRNSRRFNHTCLTFTTRDPVPGDLAPSTSTTTHYIMTILGCLFGMVIVLGAVYYCLRKRRMQEEKQKSVNVKKTILEMRYGADVDAGPIVHAAQKLGEPPVLPVSRMSSIPSMIGEKLPAAKGLEAGLDTPKMATKGNYIEVRTGAAGDGLPRPEDNLPDLENQGSAAEISTIAKEVDKVNQIINNCIDALKLDSASFLGGSGGGGEPELAFECQSLPAATATSSAAAPAALELPSFLSPPYKESSHHPLQRQLSADAAVSRKTCSVSSSGSIKSAKVFSLDVPDHPATPGLVKADSKYIEKGSPLNSPLDRLPLVSAGSSGGSSGGGGVHHLEVKPAYHCSEHRHSFPALYYEEGADSLSQRVSFLKPLTRSKRDSTYSQLSPRHYYSGYSSSPEYSSESTHKIWERFRPYKKHHREEVYMAAGHALRKKVQFAKDEDLHDILDYWKGVSAQQKL, encoded by the coding sequence ATGCTGCGCCTGGGGCTGTGTGCGGCGGCGCTGCTGTGCGTGTGCCGGCCGGGCACCGTGCGCGCCGACTGCTGGCTCATCGAGGGCGACAAGGGCTACGTGTGGCTGGCCATCTGCAGCCAGAACCAGCCGCCCTACGAGACCATCCCGCAGCACATCAACAGCACCGTGCACGACCTGCGGCTCAACGAGAACAAGCTCAAGGCCGTGCTCTACTCCTCGCTCAACCGCTTCGGGAACCTCACCGACCTCAACCTCACCAAGAACGAGATTTCCTACATCGAGGACGGCGCCTTCCTGGGCCAGTCGAGCCTGCAGGTCCTGCAGCTGGGCTACAACAAGCTCAGCAACCTGACGGAGGGCATGCTGCGCGGCATGAGCCGCCTGCAGTTCCTCTTCGTGCAGCACAACCTCATCGAGGTGGTCACGCCCACCGCCTTCTCCGAGTGCCCGAGCCTCATCAGCATCGACCTGTCCTCCAACCGCCTCAGCCGCCTGGACGGCGCCACCTTCGCCAGCCTGGCCAGCCTGATGGTGTGCGAGCTGGCCGGCAACCCCTTCAACTGCGAGTGCGACCTGTTCGGCTTCCTGGCCTGGCTCGTGGTCTTCAACAACGTCACCAAGAACTACGACCGCCTGCAGTGCGAGTCGCCGCGGGAGTTTGCCGGCTACCCGCTGCTGGTGCCCAGGCCCTACCACAGCCTCAACGCCATCACCGTGCTCCAGGCCAAGTGCCGCAACGGCTCGCTGCCTGCCCGGGCCGTGAGCCACCCCACGCCCTACTCCACCGACACCCAGAGGGAGCCCGACGAGAACTCGGGCTTCAGCCCCGACGACATCCTTTCGGTGGAGCCACCGGCCTCGTCCACCACGGATGCGTCCACGGGGCCCGCCATCAAGCTGCACCATGTCACCTTCACCTCGGCCACCCTGGTGGTCATCATCCCACACCCCTACAGCAAGATGTACGTCCTGGTCCAGTACAACAACAGCTACTTCTCCGACGTCATGACGCTCAAGAACAAGAAGGAGATCGTGACGCTGGACAAGCTGCGGGCGCACACCGAGTACACCTTCTGCGTGACCTCGCTGCGCAACAGTCGCCGCTTCAACCACACCTGCCTGACCTTCACCACGCGGGACCCCGTGCCGGGCGACCTGGCCCCCagcacctccaccaccacccactacatCATGACCATCCTGGGCTGCCTCTTCGGCATGGTCATCGTGCTGGGGGCAGTTTACTACTGCCTGCGCAAGCGGCGCATGCAGGAGGAGAAGCAGAAGTCCGTCAACGTCAAGAAAACCATCCTGGAGATGCGCTATGGGGCCGACGTGGACGCCGGCCCCATCGTGCACGCCGCCCAGAAGCTGGGCGAGCCCCCCGTACTGCCCGTGTCCCGCATGTCCTCCATCCCCTCCATGATCGGGGAGAAGCTGCCCGCCGCCAAGGGGCTGGAGGCCGGGCTGGACACGCCCAAGATGGCCACCAAAGGCAACTATATCGAGGTGCGCACGGGCGCGGCCGGGGACGGCCTGCCTCGGCCTGAGGACAACCTCCCGGACCTCGAGAACCAGGGCTCGGCCGCGGAGATCTCCACCATTGCCAAGGAGGTGGACAAGGTCAACCAGATCATCAACAATTGCATCGATGCCCTCAAGCTGGACTCAGCCTCTTTCCTAGGGGGCAGCGGCGGTGGTGGGGAGCCCGAGCTGGCCTTTGAGTGCCAGTCCCTCCCTGCAGCCACTGCCACCTCCTCGGCTGCTGCCCCTGCGGCGCTGGAGCTGCCCAGCTTCCTCTCGCCCCCGTACAAGGAGAGCTCCCACCACCCGCTGCAGCGCCAGCTGAGCGCTGATGCTGCCGTCAGCCGCAAGACCTGCAGCGTGTCGTCCAGCGGCTCCATCAAGAGCGCCAAGGTCTTCAGCCTGGACGTGCCTGACCACCCAGCCACCCCGGGGCTGGTCAAGGCTGACTCCAAGTACATCGAGAAGGGCAGTCCCCTCAACAGCCCGCTGGACCGGCTGCCGCTGGTGTCCGCGGGCAGCAGCGGGGGCagcagtgggggcgggggcgtCCACCACCTGGAGGTGAAGCCGGCCTACCACTGCAGCGAGCACCGGCACAGCTTCCCCGCGCTGTACTACGAGGAGGGCGCCGACAGCCTGAGCCAGCGCGTGTCCTTCCTCAAGCCGCTGACCCGCTCCAAGCGTGACTCCACCTACTCACAGCTCTCCCCCAGACACTACTACTCAGGGTACTCCTCCAGCCCCGAGTACTCGTCTGAGAGCACGCACAAGATCTGGGAGCGCTTCCGGCCCTACAAGAAGCACCACCGGGAGGAGGTGTACATGGCCGCTGGCCACGCCCTGCGCAAGAAGGTCCAGTTCGCCAAGGACGAGGACCTGCACGACATCCTCGATTACTGGAAAGGGGTCTCAGCCCAGCAGAAGCTGTGA